DNA from Actinoplanes sp. SE50/110:
GGCCCGGGTTCCCGGGTCGCGGGGCTCCGAGGCGGCGCGGCTTTCCGTGGGGCGGGGGCGGCGCTCGGTCAATGCGCTTCCGCGCCGGTCAGGTTGAGCATCACGACTCCGGCAATGATCAGGGTGATGCCGCCCACCTTAGCGAGGGTGACCGGCTCGTCGAGGAACAAGGCCCCGATCACCACGATGGCCGCGGTGCCGACCGCGGACCAGATGGCGTAGGCGATGCCGACCTGGATGCCGCCCTTGATCGCCTGGGAGAGGGCCACGAAGGACACTCCGTACCCGGCGAGGACGACGAGGGTGGGCCAGAGCCGGGAGAACCCGTCGGTGGCTTTCATCATGCTGGTGGCGAAGAGTTCGCTGCCGATGGCGACGGCGAGGAGGACGTACCGCACTGCTATGCACCTCATCTTGTACGTTCGTACAAGTACGATCGTACAAGAAACCCTCGCCCCTCGGAAGGGAGAGGATTCAGGGTTGATCAACCGGGTAAGGGGATGGGGAGGTTTTCCACCGGATTCAGGAGGTTCTGATGACCGCAGTCGCGAACCCGGCCACCGTTGAGGAATGTCTGCGGGTGGGCGCCGGCTTCACCCAGGGTGACCGGAACTGGATCGCCGAGCAGTTCGGCCCGCTCGACGCCCGTCTCGCCGCGTTCCACGCCGACGCCACCGAGCTGGAGATCACGGTGAAGGACCGCGAGGCGCGCGGCCAGAAGGTGACCCTGGAGTGCTGGATCGGCGGCCGGGAGAAGATCGTCACCACGTCCTCGGAGGAGGACCTGCACGCCGCGATCATGGACGTCCGCGACGACCTGCGGCGCCGGCTCAACGACGCGAAGACCAAGCAGGAGCCGCGCCACAACCGGCACCTGCGGGAGGTCCCCGAGGTCGTCGTGGACGAAGACCCGATCTAGAGACGCTTGCCGAGGTACGTCAACGGCCCCGGGTCAGGGACCGGAAGCACCGTGAATCCCATCCGGTCGTAGAACGGCCGAGCGCGAACATTCTCGGTCACCATGCCGAGGTGCACCCCGGTCGCGCCGGCCCGGGCCGCCGCCGCGCTGAGCGCGTCGATCAGCTGCCGCCCATACCCCCGTCGCTGGTAGGGCGGCAGCAGGTCGATGTGCAGGTGCGCGGGGTGGTCGGCCAGCTCCGGCACGATCATCCGCTCCGGCCGGTAGTGCAGCGCCACCATGTCCTGCTCGGGCGTGCGCGGCGGGGGCGGCGGCACCGGATACCTGCCGGCCAGCCGCGGGATCCACTCCTCGCGGTAGCGTCTGACGAACGACGCGGTGTCCGCGGTCCCCACCACATAGCCGACCGCCCGGCCGCCGTCGTCCAGCACGAACGCCAGATCCGGTTCCAGGACGGCGTACGGGCCGGCGAACAGGTCGCCCATCAGCGCGTCGGTGGAGTACTTCCCGCGGGCGTCGCCGCCGAGGTCGGCGGTGCGCACACAGATGTCGTAGAGGGCGGGCAGGTCGGCCGGCCGGTAGGGTCGCATCTCGGGCACGCCTGCAGGCTAGGCCGTGGAAGCGCTTCCACCGCAAGTCTCCCGGAACACCGGAACGCTGGGGAACAACGTCGCCGGGGCGGGTTCGCCCAGCGCGGCCCGGGCCGCGGCCACCGCGATCTCCTCGACCGGATGGGTCGCGGTGGACAGCGCCGGATGGGTCGCCCCGGCCAGCGGGACATCGTCGAAACCGGTCACCGCGACGTCGTCCGGCACCCGCCGCCCGGCCGCCGCGAGGGCCTGCAGCACGCCCAGCGCGGTCGCGTCGCTGACCGCGGCGATCGCGTCGGTGTCCGGCCAGCGGTCCAGGATGCCGCGCGCCGCGGCACGACCGCCGTCGCTGGTGAAGTCGCCCCGCACGATCCGCGCGGGCAGCCCGGCCGACCGGGTCAGCTCGGCGTAGGCGGCGACCGGCGCGGCGGACGCGGCGAGCCACGCGGGGCCGGCGATCAGGGCGATGCGGCGGCGGCCACCCGCGTACAACCGCGACAACAACGCGCCGACGCCCGCCGCGCTGTCGACATCGGCCCCGCCCGTGCCGATCGCGGCCGTCCGGCCGCGCAGGCCGGGCGGCAGGTTCGCCAGCATCACGCGGTCGTGCCCGGCCAACACCAGCGCGGCCAGGCCGCGATCGTCCGACATCAGGCGCAGGTCCGCGGCGGCGCCCAGGCCGATGCGGCGCAGGGTGAGTCCGATGTCGTACGTGTCCAGCACCGCCGCCATGGCCGCCGCCGCCCGGATCACGAACGGGTCGCGCAGGATGTCGGCCCGCTCGTCGCGCACCGCGAAGACCAGCCGCGTCCCGGTGCCGCGGGCCAGTTGCCGCGCCACCGGGTGCGGCTGATAGCCCAGCGTCGCGGCGGCCGCCCGGACCGCGGCGCGACTGTCCGCCGAGGCGGGCCCGGACCCGGACAACACCCGCGACGCGGTGGCCGGCGACACCCCGGCGAGACGGGCGACGTCGGCGAGTCCATGAGACACGCTCCCAGTAAACCTCGGGACTCCGGTTCCGGGTGCGCCGCCGCGGCACGCCACCCCGGACGAGCTGGCAACGCCGAGCGGGCGGGTGCGGCACCGAGGTTCGGCGAGTGCGACCTGGCGCTGTGGCCGTTCAGCTGGCTGGTGCACGTGTGGTCGGCGCCGCTCGCCCGCTCCTGGCGGCCGTACGTCGTCCGCCGCGCCCCGCCGGCCCCGGCCGTGATCCGGGACTCGCGCCGGAGAGTATAGGGTCGGTCCATGACGACGCTCGACGGGCGGGACGCCACGGCACTGCTGGTCATCGACGTGCAGAACGGGGTGGTGGGCGAGACCTCGGTCAACCGGGAC
Protein-coding regions in this window:
- a CDS encoding multidrug efflux SMR transporter, producing MRYVLLAVAIGSELFATSMMKATDGFSRLWPTLVVLAGYGVSFVALSQAIKGGIQVGIAYAIWSAVGTAAIVVIGALFLDEPVTLAKVGGITLIIAGVVMLNLTGAEAH
- a CDS encoding HPF/RaiA family ribosome-associated protein; translation: MTAVANPATVEECLRVGAGFTQGDRNWIAEQFGPLDARLAAFHADATELEITVKDREARGQKVTLECWIGGREKIVTTSSEEDLHAAIMDVRDDLRRRLNDAKTKQEPRHNRHLREVPEVVVDEDPI
- a CDS encoding GNAT family N-acetyltransferase; the encoded protein is MRPYRPADLPALYDICVRTADLGGDARGKYSTDALMGDLFAGPYAVLEPDLAFVLDDGGRAVGYVVGTADTASFVRRYREEWIPRLAGRYPVPPPPPRTPEQDMVALHYRPERMIVPELADHPAHLHIDLLPPYQRRGYGRQLIDALSAAAARAGATGVHLGMVTENVRARPFYDRMGFTVLPVPDPGPLTYLGKRL
- a CDS encoding LacI family DNA-binding transcriptional regulator, whose protein sequence is MSHGLADVARLAGVSPATASRVLSGSGPASADSRAAVRAAAATLGYQPHPVARQLARGTGTRLVFAVRDERADILRDPFVIRAAAAMAAVLDTYDIGLTLRRIGLGAAADLRLMSDDRGLAALVLAGHDRVMLANLPPGLRGRTAAIGTGGADVDSAAGVGALLSRLYAGGRRRIALIAGPAWLAASAAPVAAYAELTRSAGLPARIVRGDFTSDGGRAAARGILDRWPDTDAIAAVSDATALGVLQALAAAGRRVPDDVAVTGFDDVPLAGATHPALSTATHPVEEIAVAAARAALGEPAPATLFPSVPVFRETCGGSASTA